Genomic DNA from Asterias amurensis chromosome 2, ASM3211899v1:
GGCATAATACGCGTCTTCCCTTGACTAGATGTAACCATGACACTATATCCTGAAGTGCCTGAATCCAGACATGGGTTGCGGAACCAGTGTGGATGTAAAAGAGTTTAAGTATCAGCAGAGCCCCCAGAGAGAAGCCCATCTTGACTTCCGAAAGTCAACTTCCATCGTGTCAGATGCTCCGAGCCCTACATGCAGCCCTTGCACATATAGCATTTACACTGCCACAACAGACGGAGGATCGCTGACGGGTGAGTTTTGGCCATCATCAACCGGTCCCGAAGTGGTGTCAGTCGCAACACTCGAAGGCCACTCTGAGCTGGAAACATCCCATCGTCAGAAGAAGAACAAGATCTTTTTACTACAGAAACAAAGTTTGGCCGTGGCAGTTGAGAAGGCCGTGGTTATTCGAAAGACACGAAGTGATGAGACTGGAACAGACGTCCCAGCACCCCAGCAGCTGGACACCCCGTCCGCGTCACAGTCTTACCCCGTGATTCCTGGCGGCACCATCGAGCAGAGCAGGCCGAGAAGAGACAAACTATCAATGGAGTACAATCGGGACAACTTCACTCACTTGAAATGTAAAGAAGAAAACTCAGCTGACGACGAAGCCATTCGGCACACAGTCTCCACGGAGGAGGCAGTTCGTGGCTACCATGTTACGCTGGACCAACCGTTCAGATCGCAGTATCTTTCACTGCACAGCAATGACCAAACGACCCGCCGAATTCGCATGCTACTTATGTCAGGAGGAGTAGCTCCGGCTACAGGATCCATTGGCCTGAACTATAGACCGATCAGCATCGATGATAGTACAGCCTCCGATGAGATGGACGATTCTGAAGAAAGTGCCGAGGAGGATGATTCTGTGACAACCGAAGAGGCAGATGACACAGACCACCCCAAACTAGACTGTCAAGCCGGCCAAATCGAACCTGGCACAGGACAGAAATCTGGCGATGTTTCTCAAAGCCTGGACGGCATCATTCAAGAGGATGTGGCTTTGGTTGATACGGATCATGATGATAAGATGAGCGAAGTTGCGGAAGAATTCGAAACGCCCTCGGTGTTGTCCATCCTCGACCACGTCGATCACGGTGCAGCATCTGACAAGTCCGACGCCGATGATGAAATGTCAGAGCTAACTTCTCTTCATTCTGTGTCTTCCCACTCAAGCCTCGAAGACTCTGACAACTGGATTGAAGAGGGTTACTATCCTATGGCTGAATGTGACCCACCAGGAACGAAGACACCTCCAATAGAAGACAGCTCACTCTCGAGTCTTCCACACGTCATCTCAAAATTGCTAAAATCGAAAACCCTACCCAAGGCGAAAACGACGAGCAGCGATCCAGCCATAGCACAACCACACACTTTTGTCAATCTGCTTAAACTACCAGAATCCAGCCACAAACTTGGTCTTGGCGACCACAGATGTAGAAGCTCCACAATTTTCAGTCCTTCGACCTCATCGCTGACACTCGACCAACCATCCATAGGCCTACATGATGTCGACATGTcagacaacaccaacaacagcGGCTCTGCTCGGGCTGCTGGTGCCGTCATCCGCCGTGTAGGACGAGGGTCGTCCGACGGTGCAATTTCCATGGTATCCGGTGATAACAATGACAGTTTGGAAGAAATGACGAGTTGCAGCAACATTCACTTACACGAAAACTTCTTCAACGGTGAGTTTTATGCAATGGGTTCGTTTGTTTAGATGACCATCCCGTCAAGGGATCTCGGCAATGCTCCCACAATGTCAAGGTGTGAACATCAAATCTCTCTCCTACAcactattttgtttgtaataaatTGCAGAAATCGGGGAAGTGTGGTTCAGTACTACTTTAGACGACATTATCATAATTAAAGTACCATGTGTAATCAGCGGTGAGCTTGGTAGGATTAGAACCTACAACCTTGCAAGTGCAGCTAACCACATTGGAACacggtgatttttttttttaaataatcgtgaaaaaaacaatcattttgtaacGTAAATAAGACATTGCACCAGCACAATTCATTCAATCTTCATGGAAACATATTCGGCACCACGTTGGGCCTTTGGGATACAAGTGTGtgcaattgttttgatttttcttgATTTCCCCTCCGTTTATT
This window encodes:
- the LOC139934010 gene encoding uncharacterized protein, producing MGCGTSVDVKEFKYQQSPQREAHLDFRKSTSIVSDAPSPTCSPCTYSIYTATTDGGSLTGEFWPSSTGPEVVSVATLEGHSELETSHRQKKNKIFLLQKQSLAVAVEKAVVIRKTRSDETGTDVPAPQQLDTPSASQSYPVIPGGTIEQSRPRRDKLSMEYNRDNFTHLKCKEENSADDEAIRHTVSTEEAVRGYHVTLDQPFRSQYLSLHSNDQTTRRIRMLLMSGGVAPATGSIGLNYRPISIDDSTASDEMDDSEESAEEDDSVTTEEADDTDHPKLDCQAGQIEPGTGQKSGDVSQSLDGIIQEDVALVDTDHDDKMSEVAEEFETPSVLSILDHVDHGAASDKSDADDEMSELTSLHSVSSHSSLEDSDNWIEEGYYPMAECDPPGTKTPPIEDSSLSSLPHVISKLLKSKTLPKAKTTSSDPAIAQPHTFVNLLKLPESSHKLGLGDHRCRSSTIFSPSTSSLTLDQPSIGLHDVDMSDNTNNSGSARAAGAVIRRVGRGSSDGAISMVSGDNNDSLEEMTSCSNIHLHENFFNDFGDNFDDEDFRRL